In Neovison vison isolate M4711 chromosome 11, ASM_NN_V1, whole genome shotgun sequence, one genomic interval encodes:
- the NAT8L gene encoding N-acetylaspartate synthetase has translation MHCGPPDMVCETKIVAAEDHEALPGAKKDALLAAAGAMWPPLPAAPGPAAAPAAPPPAPGPQPRGGAGGAGPPGGRGVYIREFRAAEQEAARRIFYDGIMERIPNTAFRGLRQHPRTQLLYALLAVLCYALTRSLLLTCLVPAGLLGLRYYYSRKVVLAYLDCALHTDMADIEQYYMKPPGSCFWVAVLDGNVVGIVAARAHEADNTVELLRMSVDSRFRGKGIAKALGRKVLEFALVHNYSAVVLGTTAVKVAAHKLYESLGFRHMGSSDHYVLPGMTLSLAERLFFQVRYHRYRLQLREE, from the exons ATGCATTGTGGGCCTCCCGACATGGTCTGCGAGACGAAGATCGTGGCCGCCGAGGACCATGAGGCGCTGCCGGGGGCCAAGAAGGACGCGCTGCTCGCCGCCGCCGGCGCCATGTGGCCCCCGCTGCCCGCCGCACCCGGGCCGGCCGCAGCTCCCGCCGcgcccccgcccgcgcccggcccccagccccgcgGCGGCGCTGGGGGCGCGGGGCCGCCGGGGGGGCGCGGCGTGTACATCCGTGAGTTCCGCGCGGCCGAGCAGGAGGCGGCGCGCCGCATCTTCTACGACGGCATCATGGAGCGCATCCCCAACACGGCCTTCCGCGGCCTGCGGCAGCACCCGCGCACACAGCTGCTCTACGCCCTGCTGGCCG TGCTGTGTTACGCCCTGACCCGCTCACTGCTGCTGACTTGCCTGGTGCCAGCCGGGCTGCTGGGCCTCCGCTACTACTACAGCCGGAAGGTGGTCCTGGCTTACCTGGACTGCGCCCTGCACACAGACATGGCCGACATTGAGCAGTACTACATGAAGCCTCCGG GCTCCTGCTTCTGGGTGGCTGTGCTGGATGGCAACGTGGTGGGCATTGTGGCGGCACGGGCCCACGAGGCAGACAACACGGTGGAGCTGCTGCGTATGTCCGTGGACTCACGTTTCCGTGGCAAGGGCATCGCCAAGGCGCTGGGCCGCAAGGTGCTGGAGTTCGCGCTCGTTCACAACTACTCGGCGGTGGTTTTGGGCACAACGGCCGTCAAGGTGGCCGCACACAAGCTCTACGAGTCGCTGGGCTTCAGACACATGGGCTCGAGTGACCACTACGTGTTGCCCGGCATGACCCTGTCGCTGGCCGAGCGCCTCTTCTTCCAGGTCCGCTACCATCGCTACCGCCTGCAGCTGCGCGAGGAGTGA
- the C11H4orf48 gene encoding neuropeptide-like protein C4orf48 homolog, with the protein MAPPPLCRLPRSLPPWLLLLLSVALLGFQARAEPAAGNAVPAQSRPCVDCHAFEFMQRALQDLRKTAYSLDSRTEALLLQAERRALCACWPAGR; encoded by the exons ATGGCCCCTCCGCCGCTGTGCAGGCTCCCGAGGTCGCTGCCGccgtggctgctgctgctgctgagcgTGGCGCTGTTGGGTTTCCAGGCCCGCGCCGAGCCCGCTGCCGGGAACGCGGTCCCCGCGCAGA GCCGTCCGTGCGTGGACTGTCACGCATTCGAGTTTATGCAGCGCGCCCTGCAGGACCTTCGGAAGACCGCCTACAGCCTGGACTCGAGG ACCGAGGCCCTCCTGCTGCAGGCCGAGCGCCGGGCCCTGTGTGCCTGCTGGCCTGCCGGCCGCTGA